A region of the Gemmatimonadaceae bacterium genome:
GCGATCGTGTGGCTGTTCGTCCTGAACTGGAAGCTCACGTCGGCCACGGTCGTCTTCCTCGCGATCTTCGGCGTCGGCATGTCGATCGCATTCAAGAAGCTGCGCCCGATCTTCCGCGAGCGCAGCGTGATCCAGGCCGACGTCACGGGGCGCCTGACCGAGACCATCGGTGGGATCCGCATCGTGAAGGTGTACACGGCCGAGGAGCGCGAGCAGAAGGTGTTCGCGGTGGGCGTGGACAAGCTGTTCAGGAACATCGCCGCCACCATCACCGGTACGTCGGCCACCACGGCGCTGAGTGTGGCGATCGTCGGTGCGCTCGGTGTGCTGCTGATGATGATCGGCGGTGGCGACGTGCTGAACGGCCGCATGACGCTTGGCTCGCTGATCCAGTACGTCTTCTTCATCGGCCTCGTGACGCTGCCGGTGGTGAGCATCGCCAGCATCGGCACGCAGCTCACCGAGGCGCTGGCCGGCCTGGATCGCATCCGCGAGCTGCGCGACATGGCGACCGAGGACCAGCTCGACGCGAGCAAGCGTTCGGTGCCGACGGTGCAGGGGCATGTGCAGTTCGAGGACGTGACGTTCGAGTACGAGCCCGGCGTGCCGGTGCTGAAGGGCGTCAGTTTCGACGCGCCGGCCGGCACGACCACGGCGCTGGTGGGCAGCAGCGGCGGCGGCAAGAGCACGATGATCAGCCTGGTGATGGCGTTCGCGGGGCCGAGTGCGGGGCAGATCCGCATCGACGGCACGCCGCTGGGTGAGCTCAAGCTGCACGAGTATCGCCGCCACCTGGGCGTGGTGCTGCAGGACAACTTCCTCTTCGACGGCACGGTGCGCGAGAACATCGCCTTCACCCGTCCGGGAGCGAGCGCGGAGAGCGTGGAGGAGGTGGCGAAGATCGCGTACGTCGACGAGTTCGTGAGCCGCTTCCCCGACGGCTTCGACACCATCGTCGGTGAGCGTGGTGTGAAGCTGAGCGGCGGTCAGCGCCAGCGGGTGGCGATCGCGCGCGCGATCCTGGCCGATCCGCGCATCCTGATCCTCGACGAGGCGACGTCGGCGCTGGACTCGGAGAGCGAGCAGCTGATCCAGGAGGGGCTGCGGCGCCTGCGGTCGGGGCGGACGACGTTCGTGATCGCGCATCGGCTGTCGACCATCACGTCGGCCGACCAGATCCTGGTGCTGGAGCAGGGGGAGATCGTGGAGCGTGGCACGCACGCGCAGCTGCTGGCGATGAACGGGCGGTATCGCGAGCTCTATGAGCGGCAGCACCGGATCGAGTCGGACCGGTTCATCAATCCGGGGGAGGATCCGTCGGCGGTGACAGTGGAGTCGGGGGCGCGGGCGTCGTAGCGGTTCGCGGCATCGTCAAAGGTTCTCACGCGGAGACGCGGAGCAGCGGAGGGTTCGACGCGCGGGGGGAGTCTGGTGCGCGTCGCGAGGGTTGAGAGTGCTGACGGAACAGCGCGCTCGCACCGCAGTTCCTCAAGCCCTTTCCTTCTCGTCTGGTGTGGATTTCGGCATGAGGGGAAAGATCCCTCCGCGTCTCCGCGTGAGCCCTGTTGGCGATGCCGCGAGCGCGGCAAGAGCCAGAGGCGCTCAGTACATCTCTCGC
Encoded here:
- a CDS encoding ABC transporter ATP-binding protein; the protein is MATPATKDEKSKKPKFDSKRAWAEARGLIWTYRKSVGIGIVLMLVSRLAGFVLPASTKYFIDEVLGKQNHDLLPKLAAAAFAATVVQAITSFALSQVVSVAAQQAIAKLREEVQAHLIRLPVRYFDSTKSGVLVSRVMNDPEGIRNLVGTGLIQLLGGFLTAGIAIVWLFVLNWKLTSATVVFLAIFGVGMSIAFKKLRPIFRERSVIQADVTGRLTETIGGIRIVKVYTAEEREQKVFAVGVDKLFRNIAATITGTSATTALSVAIVGALGVLLMMIGGGDVLNGRMTLGSLIQYVFFIGLVTLPVVSIASIGTQLTEALAGLDRIRELRDMATEDQLDASKRSVPTVQGHVQFEDVTFEYEPGVPVLKGVSFDAPAGTTTALVGSSGGGKSTMISLVMAFAGPSAGQIRIDGTPLGELKLHEYRRHLGVVLQDNFLFDGTVRENIAFTRPGASAESVEEVAKIAYVDEFVSRFPDGFDTIVGERGVKLSGGQRQRVAIARAILADPRILILDEATSALDSESEQLIQEGLRRLRSGRTTFVIAHRLSTITSADQILVLEQGEIVERGTHAQLLAMNGRYRELYERQHRIESDRFINPGEDPSAVTVESGARAS